Proteins from a single region of Nitratidesulfovibrio sp.:
- a CDS encoding succinate dehydrogenase/fumarate reductase cytochrome b subunit: MNLSAITLHVPDQSKIAGRLDFVMVASGALLILFLWAHLLLVSSVVLSPDIMNALAHFFEATYMAQIGGPAIFVIMVVHFILAARKMPFEQGEWKAFVTHSRMLHHKDTTLWLVQVVSAIIILVLASVHVFTVLSDLPISAAKSAARVQGGTWLPLYLVLLPMAEMHVGIGFYRIGIKYGFISSARRAWYQRAEVVMMGGFVAIGLLTLARLYWLSI; encoded by the coding sequence ATGAACTTGAGCGCGATTACCCTGCACGTTCCGGATCAAAGCAAGATCGCCGGCCGACTGGACTTCGTCATGGTGGCGTCCGGCGCGCTGCTCATCCTCTTCCTGTGGGCCCACCTGCTGCTGGTTTCCAGCGTGGTCCTGAGCCCCGACATCATGAACGCCCTGGCCCACTTCTTCGAGGCCACCTACATGGCACAGATCGGCGGCCCGGCCATCTTCGTCATCATGGTCGTCCACTTCATCCTTGCCGCGCGGAAGATGCCCTTCGAACAGGGCGAGTGGAAGGCCTTCGTGACGCACAGCAGGATGCTGCACCACAAGGACACCACCCTGTGGCTCGTGCAGGTGGTCAGCGCCATCATCATCCTGGTCCTTGCCTCCGTGCACGTCTTCACCGTGCTTTCCGACCTGCCCATATCCGCCGCCAAGAGCGCGGCGCGCGTCCAGGGCGGCACCTGGCTGCCCCTGTACCTGGTCCTGCTGCCCATGGCCGAGATGCACGTCGGCATCGGCTTCTACCGTATCGGCATCAAGTACGGCTTCATCTCCAGCGCGCGCCGCGCCTGGTACCAGCGGGCCGAGGTCGTGATGATGGGCGGGTTCGTCGCCATCGGCCTGCTTACCCTTGCCCGGCTCTACTGGCTGAGCATCTAA
- a CDS encoding fumarate reductase flavoprotein subunit has product MQIFYTDVLCIGAGLAGERVAVEAAMAGFSTICLSIVPPRRSHSSAAQGGMQAALGNAIMGDGDCPDVHFLDTVKGSDWGCDQEVARIFADTAPIVMREVAHWGVPWNRVEAGMHTYYKGGKPFEAEEKREKHGLIHARAFGGTAKWRTCYTADGTGRSVLNTLDSKCLQYGVTIHDRTQAEVLIHDGEQCMGCIARCLRTGELRAYFATATLIATGGYGRCYSATTNAVICDGGGQICALDTGIVPMGNMEAVQFHPTGTVPTDILVTEGCRGDGGTLLDVNEYRFMPDYEPEKAELASRDVVSRRMTEHMRKGLGVKSPYGDHLWLDIRHLGVHHITHKLREVYDICMNFLGVNPIEQLIPVRPTQHYSMGGIRTNRDGAAYGLKGLYSAGEAACWDMHGFNRLGGNSLAETVVAGRYVGKQIVKYLKGSTATFSMVAMNDARRTLEERIKDIVTGRKGKESALKLRDEMHSVMMDYVGIFRNGADLQKAVDKLAELHERAGGIALQTNPRGFNPEMSTALRMRGMIKLSQCTAYGALMRTESRGAHTREDFPERNDREWLKRTLAYWKEGDHLPTLEYEDASPYYEIPPGERGYGGGKIIPNELPEARFGIPQDAIDNLNKAKSKG; this is encoded by the coding sequence ATGCAGATCTTCTACACTGACGTACTGTGCATCGGTGCCGGCCTGGCCGGTGAACGCGTGGCCGTGGAGGCCGCCATGGCGGGCTTCAGCACCATCTGCCTGTCCATCGTTCCGCCACGCCGCTCCCACTCGTCCGCCGCCCAGGGCGGCATGCAGGCCGCGCTGGGCAACGCCATCATGGGCGATGGCGACTGCCCGGACGTCCACTTTCTGGACACGGTCAAGGGTTCGGACTGGGGCTGCGACCAGGAAGTGGCCAGGATATTCGCGGACACCGCGCCCATCGTCATGCGCGAAGTGGCCCACTGGGGCGTGCCGTGGAACCGCGTGGAAGCGGGCATGCACACCTACTACAAGGGCGGCAAGCCCTTCGAGGCCGAAGAAAAGCGCGAAAAGCACGGGCTCATCCACGCCCGCGCCTTCGGCGGCACAGCCAAGTGGCGCACCTGCTACACCGCCGACGGCACGGGCCGTTCCGTCCTGAACACCCTGGACAGCAAGTGCCTGCAGTACGGCGTGACCATCCATGACCGCACCCAGGCGGAAGTGCTGATCCACGACGGCGAGCAGTGCATGGGGTGCATCGCCCGCTGCCTGCGCACCGGCGAACTGCGCGCCTACTTCGCCACCGCCACCCTCATCGCCACGGGCGGGTACGGCCGCTGCTACAGCGCCACCACCAACGCGGTCATCTGTGACGGCGGCGGCCAGATCTGCGCCCTGGACACGGGCATCGTGCCCATGGGCAACATGGAGGCCGTGCAGTTCCACCCCACGGGCACCGTGCCCACGGACATCCTGGTGACCGAAGGCTGCCGGGGCGACGGCGGCACCCTGCTGGACGTCAACGAATACCGCTTCATGCCCGACTACGAGCCGGAAAAGGCCGAACTCGCCTCGCGCGACGTGGTTTCGCGCCGCATGACCGAGCACATGCGCAAGGGCCTGGGGGTCAAGTCCCCCTATGGCGACCACCTGTGGCTCGACATCCGGCACCTCGGCGTCCACCACATCACCCACAAGCTGCGCGAAGTCTACGACATCTGCATGAACTTCCTGGGGGTGAACCCCATCGAGCAGCTCATCCCCGTGCGCCCCACCCAGCACTATTCCATGGGCGGCATCCGCACCAACCGCGACGGCGCCGCCTACGGGCTGAAGGGCCTGTACTCCGCGGGCGAGGCCGCCTGCTGGGACATGCACGGCTTCAACCGCCTGGGCGGCAATTCGCTGGCCGAAACCGTGGTGGCCGGGCGCTACGTGGGCAAGCAGATCGTCAAGTACCTCAAGGGCAGCACGGCCACCTTCTCCATGGTGGCCATGAACGACGCCCGCCGGACGCTCGAGGAGCGCATCAAGGACATCGTCACCGGCCGCAAGGGCAAGGAAAGCGCCCTCAAGCTGCGCGACGAGATGCATTCGGTGATGATGGACTATGTGGGCATCTTCCGTAACGGCGCGGACCTGCAGAAAGCCGTGGACAAGCTGGCCGAACTGCACGAACGCGCCGGGGGCATCGCCCTGCAGACAAACCCCCGCGGCTTCAACCCCGAAATGTCCACGGCCCTGCGCATGCGGGGCATGATCAAGCTGTCCCAGTGCACGGCCTACGGCGCCCTGATGCGCACCGAATCGCGCGGGGCGCACACGCGCGAGGACTTTCCCGAACGCAACGACCGGGAATGGCTGAAGCGCACCCTGGCCTACTGGAAGGAAGGCGACCATCTGCCCACCCTCGAATACGAGGATGCCTCCCCGTACTACGAGATTCCCCCCGGCGAACGCGGCTACGGCGGCGGCAAGATCATTCCCAACGAGCTGCCCGAGGCGCGCTTCGGCATTCCTCAGGACGCCATCGACAATCTGAACAAGGCCAAGAGCAAGGGCTAG
- a CDS encoding Fe-S-containing hydro-lyase: protein MATYNLTTPLGDEDVVPLRAGDVVYLTGTIYTARDAAHRKLMEALDNEERLPFELQGAIIYYVGPAPAPPGCAIGSAGPTTSGRMDSYAPRLHALGVKASIGKGKRSQEVRDALQEHKGVYFGATGGAGALLSQRITASEVIAYPELGPEAIRKLTVKDFPLLVVNDAHGAELYAKPRYEP from the coding sequence ATGGCCACGTACAACCTCACCACCCCCCTCGGGGACGAAGACGTGGTCCCGCTGCGCGCGGGGGACGTCGTCTACCTGACCGGCACCATCTACACCGCCCGCGACGCGGCCCACAGGAAGCTGATGGAGGCGCTGGACAACGAGGAACGCCTGCCCTTCGAACTGCAGGGCGCGATCATCTACTACGTCGGTCCGGCCCCGGCCCCGCCCGGCTGCGCCATCGGCTCCGCCGGTCCCACCACCAGCGGCCGCATGGACAGCTACGCCCCCCGCCTGCATGCCCTCGGCGTCAAGGCCAGCATCGGCAAGGGCAAGCGGAGCCAGGAGGTGCGCGACGCACTGCAAGAGCACAAGGGCGTGTACTTCGGCGCCACCGGCGGCGCGGGTGCCCTGCTCTCCCAGCGCATCACCGCGTCGGAAGTCATCGCCTACCCGGAACTTGGCCCAGAGGCCATCCGCAAGCTGACGGTCAAGGACTTTCCCCTGCTGGTCGTCAACGACGCCCACGGCGCGGAACTCTACGCCAAGCCCAGGTACGAACCCTAA
- a CDS encoding malic enzyme-like NAD(P)-binding protein: protein MALFTKEEALNYHQFPRRGKVEVVPIKPCNNQKDLSMAYSPGVAEACKAIAADPAMAAQYTGRSNLVAVVSNGTAVLGLGNIGPLAGKPVMEGKGVLFKTFTDIDVYDINLDCNDPDKLCEIVKALEPTFGGINLEDIKAPECFHIEERLKAEMNIPVFHDDQHGTAVISGAGLINAAEILNRRLEDMKVVVVGAGAAGIACSKFYASIGIDPRNIHMFDSRGLIYKGRDGVNKYKAEFAQDKPATLQECMKGADIFLGLSKKDLVSQDMVRSMSPNPIIFAMANPDPEITYVDAKAANPNCIMGTGRTDFPNQVNNVSGFPYIFRGALDVQATEINEAMKIAAAKALAALAKEPVPTAICDMYGVKEMTFGRDYIIPKPLDPRVLEWETPAVAKAAMETGVARTPIADLEAYKISLRERVATSRARINAFVQSYE, encoded by the coding sequence ATGGCGCTGTTCACCAAGGAAGAAGCCCTCAACTATCACCAGTTTCCCCGCCGCGGGAAGGTCGAGGTGGTGCCCATCAAGCCCTGCAACAACCAGAAGGACCTTTCCATGGCCTATTCGCCGGGCGTGGCCGAGGCCTGCAAGGCCATCGCGGCGGACCCGGCCATGGCGGCACAGTACACCGGGCGGTCCAACCTGGTGGCCGTGGTTTCCAACGGCACCGCCGTGCTCGGCCTTGGCAACATCGGCCCCCTGGCCGGCAAGCCGGTGATGGAAGGCAAGGGCGTGCTGTTCAAGACCTTCACGGACATCGACGTCTACGACATCAATCTCGACTGCAACGACCCGGACAAGCTGTGCGAAATCGTCAAGGCCCTGGAACCCACCTTTGGCGGGATCAACCTTGAGGACATCAAGGCGCCGGAATGCTTCCACATCGAAGAACGCCTGAAGGCGGAGATGAACATCCCGGTGTTTCATGACGACCAGCACGGCACCGCCGTCATTTCCGGCGCCGGGCTGATCAACGCGGCCGAAATCCTCAACCGGCGCCTGGAAGACATGAAGGTGGTGGTCGTGGGCGCCGGCGCGGCGGGCATTGCCTGCTCCAAGTTCTATGCGTCCATCGGCATCGACCCCAGGAACATCCACATGTTCGACTCCAGGGGGCTCATCTACAAGGGCCGCGACGGCGTGAACAAGTACAAGGCCGAATTCGCGCAGGACAAGCCCGCCACCCTTCAGGAATGCATGAAGGGCGCGGACATCTTCCTGGGCCTGTCCAAGAAGGACCTGGTCAGCCAGGACATGGTCCGGTCCATGTCCCCGAACCCCATCATCTTCGCCATGGCCAACCCGGACCCGGAAATCACGTATGTCGACGCCAAGGCGGCCAACCCCAACTGCATCATGGGCACCGGCCGCACCGACTTCCCCAACCAGGTCAACAACGTGTCGGGCTTCCCCTACATCTTCCGCGGCGCGCTCGACGTGCAGGCCACGGAAATCAACGAAGCCATGAAGATCGCCGCCGCGAAGGCCCTGGCCGCCCTGGCCAAGGAGCCCGTGCCCACGGCCATTTGCGACATGTACGGCGTGAAGGAGATGACCTTCGGGCGCGACTACATCATTCCCAAGCCCCTGGACCCCCGCGTGCTGGAATGGGAAACCCCGGCCGTGGCCAAGGCGGCCATGGAAACCGGTGTGGCCAGGACCCCCATCGCCGACCTGGAAGCCTACAAGATCAGCCTGCGCGAACGTGTCGCCACATCACGCGCGCGGATCAACGCCTTTGTCCAAAGCTACGAATAG
- a CDS encoding fumarate hydratase has translation MKSISAKAIHEAVRDMIMDACRLLSDDVYAAFTKAHAEEESASAKEVMAQLIENADLARNTQLALCQDTGSAVFFVDYGEDVKIEGGSLEQVLSDAMVEAYDKGYLRKSMCHPLTRKNTGDNTPPIIHAHVVPGDALRIRFMAKGGGSENMSRVAMLKPAQGWAGIRDFVVRTMAEAGPNPCPPTVVGVGIGGTFDLAPTLAKKALFRPIGVRNADPEVAAMETELLAAINDLGIGPMGLGGKTTSLDVKVEMHPCHIASLPVAVNVQCHSSRTKEVVF, from the coding sequence ATGAAAAGCATTAGCGCCAAGGCCATCCACGAAGCGGTCCGGGACATGATCATGGACGCCTGCCGACTGTTGTCGGACGACGTCTACGCCGCCTTCACCAAGGCCCACGCGGAGGAAGAATCCGCCTCGGCCAAGGAGGTCATGGCCCAACTCATCGAAAATGCCGACCTTGCCCGCAACACCCAACTGGCCCTGTGCCAGGACACCGGGTCCGCCGTGTTCTTCGTGGACTACGGCGAGGACGTGAAGATCGAGGGCGGGAGCCTGGAACAGGTGCTCAGCGACGCCATGGTCGAGGCCTACGACAAGGGGTACCTGCGCAAGTCCATGTGCCACCCCCTGACGCGCAAGAACACCGGCGACAACACCCCGCCCATCATCCACGCCCACGTGGTGCCCGGCGATGCCCTGAGGATCCGCTTCATGGCCAAGGGGGGCGGCTCGGAGAACATGTCGCGCGTGGCCATGCTGAAGCCCGCCCAGGGCTGGGCCGGCATTCGTGACTTCGTGGTGCGCACCATGGCCGAGGCCGGTCCCAACCCCTGCCCCCCCACCGTGGTGGGCGTGGGTATTGGCGGCACCTTCGACCTGGCCCCCACCCTGGCCAAGAAGGCCCTTTTCCGGCCCATCGGCGTGCGCAACGCCGACCCGGAAGTGGCCGCCATGGAAACCGAGCTGCTCGCGGCCATCAACGACCTGGGCATCGGCCCCATGGGGCTTGGCGGCAAGACCACCAGCCTGGACGTGAAGGTAGAGATGCACCCCTGCCACATCGCCAGCCTGCCCGTTGCCGTCAACGTGCAGTGCCACTCATCCCGCACCAAGGAGGTCGTGTTCTGA
- a CDS encoding fumarate reductase iron-sulfur subunit — MNRKLHIKIFRYNPLDPDSRPHMQSFHINEYDSMTLFIALTQIRDEMDPSLKFDFCCRAGICGSCGMVINGRPGLACHTQTKDLPAEITLHPLPVFKLLGDLSVDTGTWFRDVGTRIEAWVHGNDAAFDPAAEEVRMENALAEEIFELDRCIECGCCIAACGTARMREDFLGAASIARIARFAMDPRDLRSDDAYYDVIGNDQGVFGCMALLGCQDVCPKHLPLQDQLGIMRRMLALHSVKGILPKAVMAALQHKGHKGCCHEKH; from the coding sequence ATGAACCGCAAGCTGCACATCAAGATATTCCGGTACAACCCGCTGGATCCGGATTCCCGTCCGCACATGCAGTCGTTCCACATCAACGAGTACGACTCCATGACCCTGTTCATCGCCCTTACCCAGATCCGCGACGAGATGGACCCCTCGCTGAAGTTCGACTTCTGCTGCCGGGCCGGCATCTGCGGGTCGTGCGGCATGGTCATCAACGGCCGCCCCGGCCTTGCCTGCCACACCCAGACCAAGGACCTGCCCGCCGAAATCACCTTGCACCCCCTGCCGGTCTTCAAGCTGCTGGGCGACCTGTCCGTGGATACGGGCACGTGGTTCCGCGACGTGGGCACCAGGATAGAGGCCTGGGTGCACGGCAATGACGCCGCCTTCGACCCGGCGGCGGAAGAAGTGCGGATGGAAAACGCCCTGGCCGAGGAAATCTTCGAACTGGACCGCTGCATCGAATGCGGCTGCTGCATCGCCGCCTGCGGCACGGCCCGCATGCGCGAGGACTTCCTGGGGGCCGCGTCCATCGCGCGTATCGCCCGCTTTGCCATGGACCCGCGCGACCTGCGTTCCGACGACGCCTACTACGACGTCATCGGCAACGACCAGGGCGTGTTCGGCTGCATGGCGCTGCTGGGCTGCCAGGACGTCTGCCCCAAGCACCTTCCCTTGCAGGACCAACTGGGCATCATGCGCCGCATGCTGGCGCTGCATTCGGTCAAGGGCATCCTGCCCAAGGCCGTCATGGCCGCTCTCCAACACAAAGGGCACAAGGGATGCTGCCATGAAAAGCATTAG